Proteins encoded by one window of Pelecanus crispus isolate bPelCri1 chromosome 8, bPelCri1.pri, whole genome shotgun sequence:
- the CDKL3 gene encoding LOW QUALITY PROTEIN: cyclin-dependent kinase-like 3 (The sequence of the model RefSeq protein was modified relative to this genomic sequence to represent the inferred CDS: inserted 2 bases in 1 codon; deleted 1 base in 1 codon; substituted 2 bases at 2 genomic stop codons): MWYHRERSPQFKKLVIKIMKAFLFLYQQRFHHENIVDLIHVFWQKKKLHLVFEFIDHTTLDELQHYWITKGLXKYLFXLLQAIEYLHNNDVIHHDLKPENIYLTPSGITKLCDFGCAXTLATPADVYTDYVVTQWHRAPELVLKDPTYGKYIDKGRLQSPKEQCKRRCCKTEERKTRNFGDVAHLVNNMVTWKFFQLDTSSSQYFIKSPGFSGMVLPEVQHPKNTRKRFPQLAALLEMLFAIRNPIQLQTVALTRTTSSVGLIGMSTHEECGTSEIAN, from the exons ATGTGGTACCACAGAGAGCGTAGccctcaatttaaaaaattggtAATTAAAATTATG AAAGCGTTTTTATTCTTATACCAACAGCGATTTCATCATGAGAATATTGTCGACCTGATTCATgtattttggcagaaaaaaaag cttcactTGGTGTTTGAATTTATTGATCATACAACTCTAGATGAGCTCCAGCATTATTGGATAACAAAAGGcct aaaataccttttctagCTACTCCAAGCAATTGAGTACCTTCACAACAATGATGTAA TACACCATGATCTCAAACCTGAGAATATTTACTTAACACCAAGTGGAATTACTAAACTTTGTGATTTTGGTTGTGCTTAAACATTAGCTACTCCTGCTGATGTTTATACAGATTATGTGGTTACACAATGGCACAGGGCTCCTGAACTGGTTTTAAAAGACCCCACATATGGAAAATATAT TGACAAGGGTCGTCTGCAGAGCCCTAAGGAGCAATGCAAGAGAAGATGCTGTAaaactgaggaaagaaagaCGCGGAACTTCGGAGATGTAGCGCACCTGGTTAACAACATGGTCACTTGGAAGTTTTTCCAA CTGGACACCTCTTCTTCACAGTATTTTATAAAGAGCCCAGGATTTTCAGGGATGGTACTTCCTGAAGTCCAGCATCCTAAAAACACAAGGAAGAGGTTTCCCCAGCTCGCTGCCTTACTGGAGATGCTGTTCGCTATTAGAAACCCCATTCAGCTACAGACTGTCGCCCTAACTCGTACGACGAGTTCAGTGGGTTTAATTGGGATGTCCACACATGAAGAATGTGGCACATCAGAAATTGCTAATTAG